Below is a genomic region from Candidatus Binatia bacterium.
GCTATAGTGAGCTCATCGGTCGTGACGTTCTTGATCGGCCGGCTGGCACGAACAGCGGCTAGAATCGCAAAACCAGCCGCGACGATACACGCTGCCAAAATAGCTAAGCCGAGTCCAGAACCCGACAGCATCATGCTCCTTCAGGCCTCAAGGTCGCCTAAGTTGCCAGAAAGTGGGCGGCCGCAGGGACTTTTTGTACCATTCGCTGCCTTGTTTGTGCGCTGCCTTGTTGGGGGATAGCTCCGAATGCCAGAGCGCCTTCCTATGACGCAAAATATAGCATTTTGCTATACTTGGCGTAAAATGCGCAATGGAACGGAGGACCGCCTGCTTGCTCTGGCTGAGGACCAAGAGGGCTACTTTGCCCTGAAGGACGCGGTCGCGTCAGGCATCCCCGCGCCCCTGATTCTACAGCTTCATGCCAGAGGGAGACTCGAGCGCCCCGCACGCGGAGTCTACAGGATCGTTCGCTTCCCAGCTTCCCCCCACGGCGACCTCTGGCTTGCCGTCCTATGGCCGCGCGGCACAGCCACCGTCAGAGGCGTCCTCTCAGGGGAAACAGCGCTGCTTTTACATGGCGGGACGGACGTAAATCCCAGCCTCGTCCATGTCACGGTGCCCAAGCGCTCGCGAATCGAACGAAGGCCGCCGACCCCGATTGTGCTCCACTTCGATGACCTCGACCCCGTAGATACCGAACTCATTGAAGGGCTCCCTGTCACGAGCGCGCAGCGCACCCTACGCGATCTGCGTGCCGATCCGGCGCAATCGCGCTACGCTGATGCCTTCGAGCGGTCGCTCAGGGCGCGTGAAGTTACGGATTGAAGCCGCAGATCACCTTTCGCGAGCTGCAACGGCGAATCAGTACGCTCGCGCTTCGCCTCGGTATACCTGTGCAAAGGCTCTACCAACGCATCGCTACCGAAGTACTCTTCAACGTTCTTGAGATCGCACGAGAGCGCGGCATCATCGACCGTTATGCGATCAAGGGCGGAATGGCCCTCGAGGTTCGCTTTGGCATGCGTGCTCGCGCGTCGCGTGACGTCGACGTGAGCGTTCCCGTCCCTTTCGAATCTATACCTGATCTTCTTGACGATATATTGGCGGTTGGTTTCGACGCCTTCACGATCCGACGCCGAGGACCACTGCGCGTTCTGGAACGAGCTAAGGTCTACCGTGCAGAGTTGAATGTCGAATTCGCCGGCAGACGACTCTATCGCCTTGATCTTGATATCAACGGGTCGGAGTTCGAGCCGAGCACCGAGGTCATACCCAGCGGCATGCTCACAGAGCTTGGACTCCCCGGGCCGGTCCACGTTGCGTTGCTCGAAGTGGCCGCTCAGCTCGCGCATAAGATTCACGCCGCCACCCAACCATCGACCGATGTCTACACAAACGAGCGCTACCGGGACGTTCTTGACGCTTTGATTATCGCGGACTCTACGACGCTGGATTATGAATGGGCGCGTGTCGTCTGCGGCGCGGAGTTTGCACGGCGAGGTACGCACGGGTGGCCGCCGCGCTTCGACCTCGATGAGCGATGGAGCGCTGGATTGCGTGCCGAAGTTGCTGCTCATGGCGACTTTCCGGCGCCCCCCGAGCTCATTGCGCAGCGTTTCAACAACCTTATTGCAGCCATAGAGGGTGTTCCTATGTATGAAGTCTTAGAAACCAAACTGATCGAGGTCTCGGCCGACACGCTCACCGCGGATGCGAGGGGATCCGGCGAACTGGGTGCGCTACTAGCACAAGGTTGGCAAATAACGAATATGAGTCGAGATGTATCAAACGCCCGTCGCCAGTTCATCGTACTCGAGCGTAGACGCGTTCACGCACGCGCCGCCCGAGAGATTCCACGGTTACAGGCACGCCTCGAAATGCAAGGTCCGCCGGCTGTCCGCGAAGTAACGCCCCTGCGAGGCGTGCTAAGGAATACTGGCGCCCCGGCGAACTATGTAAGAGTAATTATTCCGGGCATACCGCAGGATTATATGAGGCGCTCGACCACCCGCTTCGGAACGATCACCATGGGTGACGAGGTTCCGTTCGCGGTCCCCGTCACACTGGGGATCCTCCAGCAACCGGACGCGCCTGGTCCGTGGGAGATCGCTTTCGAGTACGAAGACGATGTCGGACAGAAGTTTCGCCAAACTGGCGAGCTCGACCCCTATGCCTCGTTCAACAACGTACGGCTGTATCAAGTCCTCGGGCTTCGCGGGCCGATGCCGATCGAGGGATACTCCGTGCCTTACTCGCCCTGACGCTGTTCGCTACGATTACTCTCGGTAAAAGCTTCGCAACGACTTCGGCGCCTGTGTAATGCATCTAGTACGCTGCGAGCCGTCCTTACCTTCATCGCTTCGGGGGCATCATCGAATCGCCGCAGCCAACTCAACGCATCGTCGAATCGCTTCAATTTTACTAACGCAATCGTCAACTTGTCGGTCCAGTATCCAATCTCCAACGAATCGTCCCTAGTTTGCACGGCCCGTTCGTACATTGCGTCGCACAAGGCCGAGGCCGCGGTTACAACGGCCTCGGGGCCTTTCTCTTGCCACGTTGCATCCCGAGCTCGCTTATACGGCTCCGAATCATGGAAAGCTCGCGTCTCGTCCCAACGCCGACGATTCTCCTGCTGTTCTTCGACAGTGAGCTCGGAGCCGGTCCTCGCATATCGTTCTATGCGCTCGATCGGGCCGGTGGCGAACTGCGTGAACGCAGGGTTCATCATGATTGGGCGAGGCAAGCTGACGCGGACTCCGACTGGCGAGACCGTAATGGTTGGACCCGGCACGGAATCGAGCGCCTTGAGCGCGGCGATCCGTTGTGCCCTTTGCGATTCCGGGAGAGAAGCAAGAAACGAAATGACGGTAATCGCTTCCTTACAAAGAGCCGCAAGACCGGGTTTCATTCCTGGTGCCGTGTTCAGCGCGCGGAGTTCGACCAGTAGGGCGTTCAAGTCGCAACAGCCGACAAAAGGTGTACGAAGGAGGGCGTCCATGCGAACCGCTAAGTATTTAGCAGTAAGTGCGACGAAGCCACCGTGAAACGCGCGCGCGTATTCACGTCGTTGCGCGTCGCTCATGGTTTCGACACGCGCGTAGTAATCTGGCCCAGGCATGAGCCCGGTAATACGAAGCGAGTCCACAGCCGGGTCCATCGGTAGCTGCAGGAAGCGGTAGGAAGCAGCAAACTTTTCAAATGCTTCCTCCTGATCGGAAGCCCTCTCTTCAGCTTCGCCGACGCGTTTGAGGATTGCGTCGTAGCGCTTCTGATCGATGATGCCGAGTCGCAGCAGGTTATCGGCTTGACGACCATGATTTGGTATGAATCTGATCGCTTTGGGATCGCAACATGCTTCCGATGCTTTTCGGTAGATCGGACCTAAAATTAGTTCTCGCTTTCCTCCGTCCTCCACGAGCGTTCCTAAGTCGTGCAATACTCGTTTAGCGTCGTCGGGGCGGTTGCAGGCTGCGAGCAGTTCGCATAACTTGGCTACTAGGTCCCAAGATCGGAACTGCGCCTCCAGGTTGGCGATGCTCAAGGTGTTGTAGACCTCAAATGCAGCGTCGGCTGCAAGGTCGTCTAGAAGCATAGAAAGTTTGCCGAAGCGGACGCGCACAAAGAACGAATCCACGTCATTTGCGACAATGGGCTGCGATCCAGTCGCAAGCGTCTCCTGGGCCACCCGTCTTCGGATGACAGCTGAGAACAACTCGTAGGCGTCGTTTATCCTCCGCATCGTCTCGTTGTCGCCGCCGACGTCTGGATGATAAGCCAAAGCAGCCCTGCGGTATGCGGCTCTAAGATTCTCGAGCGTGAGCGGCGGTGTGAGGTCAAGGAGCGCGTAGCCCTGAGGGTCTCGAGACCTCGCCTCAGCGGCTGAGTCACCAACAACCATCGCTGGAGAGACCGAGAATGCAGCGGTCTCTCTTGCTATGGCGAGTGCAATCTGGTCTTGGGCGTCGGGGTCACGTTCGTACAGTAGAACCGCGTTCGCACGGTTTAAAAACTCATCACGAAAGTCGCGATGCTCGCGCATCGTCTTTAGGCCACGGTCGTAGGCCTCCGCCTCCAGGTACCGATAGTACATGGCAAGCGCGTTGATCCCATCGACCAGGTTAGGAGCTTTTCGGGTTACGAGCTCGGCAGGAATCGGCTCCCTCCCGGGCTCGGCCGCCTTTGGTATCGAATCAGACTCCTCGGGCTGCGCTTCTCCGTTCGATTTGGTGCCGAACAACTGCTTGAACCAATTCACAGTGCCTGTACCAGTTCGTCGCAAGTTTCGCTCGCCATCCCGGTGGCGCGGCTTCAACTTGCCGTTAGACTTCGAGCAGCGAGTGCGCGCTCGAAGATGGACTCTTTGGGCCGACGAGAAGGCGAGCCGACCCGGTAGAAGATTATACTCCGGGCTCTACTGCTGAGGTCTGGTTCGATAGGCGAGAAAGGCTCTACGCCAGACGACCTTCGAAGGCAGAGGGCGAAGCACGCATAACCACGGTCGTCAAGAAGCCGGACCATCGGCTGATTCTTGGAGGTAGCGCGCAGTGAACGACAGGACACGTACCAATATAACGGCTTCGATGCTCTACGACCTGGATGCCTGCGAACACCGTCCATGGATGGACCTTTTCGCCGACCAGAATGCACGCGACGCAGTGAGCCCTTTCGTCGAGTTGCTCTGGCGCCGCGGTCGCGCTCACGAGGAAGAAGCGGTTGCTGGTGTCGAGATGCTCAACCTACGTATGCTGCCGGTCGAGGAACGCGAGACCGCCACGCTCGAGGCGATGCGAAACAGCGTCCCTCTCATTTACGGAGGGCGAATCTCCAGCGGCGATCTGCTCGGTGAGCCCGACCTCCTTCGGTGGGAAGACGGTCGATACGTGCCCGGCGACATTAAGTCTGGTGCCGGTGACGAAGGGCCATCCGAAGAGCGCCGACCTAAAAGGCGCTACGCGGTTCAGTTAGCTTTGTACGTTGACATCTTGGAACGACTCGGTTTGTCGGCGGGACGCCGCGGCTTCATTTGGGACATTCATGGCGACGAAGTGCCATATGATCTCACGATAGCCAAGGGTAAGAAGACTACCGAAACGCTCTGGGGCGATTACCAGAACTCCTTGTTGATTATGCGCGAGATCCTGTCGGGCGTGCGTAATCCTGGGCCGGCGTATCACGGGGAGTGTAAGTATTGCGTCTGGTACAGTACATGCATGGCGGAACTCGCACGAATGGACGACCTGACGCTGCTCCCTGGACTTGGGAAAGCCAAGAGGGAACCGTTTCTTCGCTTTGTAAAGACGAGCGCGGAGTTGGCGGCCGCTCCTCTCGAGCGATTCCTCGACAATAAGGGCAAAAGTATTCTTCACGGGATTGGGGCTGATTCCATAGCCCGTTTTCAGGCCCGAGCTGCTCTGAAGGG
It encodes:
- a CDS encoding TM0106 family RecB-like putative nuclease, producing the protein MNDRTRTNITASMLYDLDACEHRPWMDLFADQNARDAVSPFVELLWRRGRAHEEEAVAGVEMLNLRMLPVEERETATLEAMRNSVPLIYGGRISSGDLLGEPDLLRWEDGRYVPGDIKSGAGDEGPSEERRPKRRYAVQLALYVDILERLGLSAGRRGFIWDIHGDEVPYDLTIAKGKKTTETLWGDYQNSLLIMREILSGVRNPGPAYHGECKYCVWYSTCMAELARMDDLTLLPGLGKAKREPFLRFVKTSAELAAAPLERFLDNKGKSILHGIGADSIARFQARAALKGTKGAPYLRVPLVLPQSGVELFFDIETDPMLEQCYLHGFVERHQADDSTERYEGFFSVAPTADGERDAFAAAWDYLRRVGPCVIYIYSKYERTWWRALQRKYPDVCAPGDIERLFDPSVTVDLYEIVSESTEWPTNDHSIKTLAQYLGFEWRDPHPSGAASIEWYDRYCRGDASAKGRILEYNEDDCRAMRVLADALRSLDTQ
- a CDS encoding DnaJ domain-containing protein, giving the protein MNWFKQLFGTKSNGEAQPEESDSIPKAAEPGREPIPAELVTRKAPNLVDGINALAMYYRYLEAEAYDRGLKTMREHRDFRDEFLNRANAVLLYERDPDAQDQIALAIARETAAFSVSPAMVVGDSAAEARSRDPQGYALLDLTPPLTLENLRAAYRRAALAYHPDVGGDNETMRRINDAYELFSAVIRRRVAQETLATGSQPIVANDVDSFFVRVRFGKLSMLLDDLAADAAFEVYNTLSIANLEAQFRSWDLVAKLCELLAACNRPDDAKRVLHDLGTLVEDGGKRELILGPIYRKASEACCDPKAIRFIPNHGRQADNLLRLGIIDQKRYDAILKRVGEAEERASDQEEAFEKFAASYRFLQLPMDPAVDSLRITGLMPGPDYYARVETMSDAQRREYARAFHGGFVALTAKYLAVRMDALLRTPFVGCCDLNALLVELRALNTAPGMKPGLAALCKEAITVISFLASLPESQRAQRIAALKALDSVPGPTITVSPVGVRVSLPRPIMMNPAFTQFATGPIERIERYARTGSELTVEEQQENRRRWDETRAFHDSEPYKRARDATWQEKGPEAVVTAASALCDAMYERAVQTRDDSLEIGYWTDKLTIALVKLKRFDDALSWLRRFDDAPEAMKVRTARSVLDALHRRRSRCEAFTESNRSEQRQGE
- a CDS encoding nucleotidyl transferase AbiEii/AbiGii toxin family protein; its protein translation is MKPQITFRELQRRISTLALRLGIPVQRLYQRIATEVLFNVLEIARERGIIDRYAIKGGMALEVRFGMRARASRDVDVSVPVPFESIPDLLDDILAVGFDAFTIRRRGPLRVLERAKVYRAELNVEFAGRRLYRLDLDINGSEFEPSTEVIPSGMLTELGLPGPVHVALLEVAAQLAHKIHAATQPSTDVYTNERYRDVLDALIIADSTTLDYEWARVVCGAEFARRGTHGWPPRFDLDERWSAGLRAEVAAHGDFPAPPELIAQRFNNLIAAIEGVPMYEVLETKLIEVSADTLTADARGSGELGALLAQGWQITNMSRDVSNARRQFIVLERRRVHARAAREIPRLQARLEMQGPPAVREVTPLRGVLRNTGAPANYVRVIIPGIPQDYMRRSTTRFGTITMGDEVPFAVPVTLGILQQPDAPGPWEIAFEYEDDVGQKFRQTGELDPYASFNNVRLYQVLGLRGPMPIEGYSVPYSP